GGAGCGCGGGGCGGATCGGCGCCGGCCGCCGGCGCCGCCGCGACCGCGCCCGCCGCCGCCAGAAGGAGAATCCGCGCGAGCCTAGAAGCCGAACACATAGACGATGTCTCCCGGCCCGGTGTAGTTCTTGATGTCCTTCATCGCGCCGACGACTCCGAGAGCGGCCTCGGGATCGTCGGTCGAGAGATCGGGGAAAGCGACCGCTCCCATCCATCCCCCGATCCCCGAATAGACAGCGACGTACTGCTTGCCGTCCGGCCCGAGATAGGTGATCGGATTGCCGACGATCCCCGATCCGACCTTGAACTTCCAGAGCTCGGTGCCGTTGCGCGCATCGACCGCCTTGAACCAGCCGTCCATCGTCCCGTAGAAGACGACGTCGCCGCCGGTCGCGAGGACGCCGCTGTAGACGGGGAACTTCGGCTCCTTGACGCTCCACGCCTTCTTCGCGCGCGCGACGTCCCAGGCGACGAGCTCGCCCTGGTAGCCGCCGGGTCCCGGATACATCTTCACGTTCGCGCCGAGATAGGGCGTCCCCGCGATGTAGTTCGCCTGCACGCCTTCGTAATCCATGCAGGTGTTGTGCGCGGGAATGTAGAGGAGTCCCGTTCGGGGAGAGAACGCGGAGGGGATGACGTCCTTGGCCCCGGTCGACGACGGGCAGATGTCGCGCGTCACGGTCCCCTCGTGGCTGCGCTTGGCGGGGTCCTCGATCGGCATCCCCGTTTTCAGGTCGTAGCCCTTCGCCCAGTTCGTCGGCTCGTAGCTCTCCGCGGAAAGGACCTCGCCGGTCACGCGGTCGAGAACGAAGACGAACCCGGTGCGCCCCGGATGGATGAGGAGCTTCCTCGTCCGGCCGCCGAACGGCATGTCGACGAGGATGTTTTCCATGATCTCGTCGTAGTCCCAGGCATCGTGCGCGACGACCTGGTAGGCCCAGCGGGCATGCCCGGTGTCGGCATCGCGCGCGATGATCGAGCAGGACCACTTGTTGTCTCCGGGGCGGAGATCCGGATTCCAGACGCCGGGATTGGCGCTCCCGTAGAAGATGAGGTTCGTCTCCGCGTCGTAGGAGATCCATCCCCACACCGTCGCGCCGCCCAGCTTCCACTGGTCCGGCGTCCACGTCTTGACGCCCAGGTCCGTGCCCTGATCCTTCCTGTAGAACGGCTTGAAATCTCCCCCGATCAGCACGTCCTTGTCCGGTCCGGTGTTGTACGCGCGCCAGACGATCTTCCCGGTCCTCACGTCGAGCGCCATGATGTCGCCGCGCACGCCGAGCTCGGCGCCGCTGTCGCCGACGATCACCTTGTCCTTGACGACGAGGGGCGCCATCGTGACGGTCTCGCCGATGTTGATGTTGCCGACCTCGGTTTTCCAGACCTCCTTCCCCGTCTCCGCGTCGACGGCGACGGTGTGGTCGTCGAGGGTGTTGAAGATCACCTTCCCGTCGGCGAACGAGGCGCCGCGGTTGACCGTGTCGCAGCACGCGATCCCGACCGACTTCGGATCGGGATTCGGCTCGTAGATCCACTTGAGCCCTCCGCCCGGCTTCGTGAGGTCGACCGCGATGAGGTTGTTCGGAAACGGCGTGACCACGTACATCGTGTCGTTGACGACGAGGGGCTGCCCCTCGTGGCCGTGCGGGATCCCCGTCGAGAGCGTCGTGAACACCTTCAGGTTCTTGACGTTCTGCGCGGTGATCTGCGCCAGAGGTGAGAAACGGGTGTTGGCGAGATCTCCGGCGGGAAGCGTCCAGTCCCCGTTCGGAACCGGCCCCAGAAGCCGGATTCCCGGAAGCATTCCGGGGATCGCGGACGGCGCCGCGGTTCGGGGCCGGGCCGCGGGCT
The genomic region above belongs to Thermoanaerobaculia bacterium and contains:
- a CDS encoding PQQ-dependent dehydrogenase, methanol/ethanol family — its product is MTRSIGRIVVVAAALSPGLAGAAPKPAARPRTAAPSAIPGMLPGIRLLGPVPNGDWTLPAGDLANTRFSPLAQITAQNVKNLKVFTTLSTGIPHGHEGQPLVVNDTMYVVTPFPNNLIAVDLTKPGGGLKWIYEPNPDPKSVGIACCDTVNRGASFADGKVIFNTLDDHTVAVDAETGKEVWKTEVGNINIGETVTMAPLVVKDKVIVGDSGAELGVRGDIMALDVRTGKIVWRAYNTGPDKDVLIGGDFKPFYRKDQGTDLGVKTWTPDQWKLGGATVWGWISYDAETNLIFYGSANPGVWNPDLRPGDNKWSCSIIARDADTGHARWAYQVVAHDAWDYDEIMENILVDMPFGGRTRKLLIHPGRTGFVFVLDRVTGEVLSAESYEPTNWAKGYDLKTGMPIEDPAKRSHEGTVTRDICPSSTGAKDVIPSAFSPRTGLLYIPAHNTCMDYEGVQANYIAGTPYLGANVKMYPGPGGYQGELVAWDVARAKKAWSVKEPKFPVYSGVLATGGDVVFYGTMDGWFKAVDARNGTELWKFKVGSGIVGNPITYLGPDGKQYVAVYSGIGGWMGAVAFPDLSTDDPEAALGVVGAMKDIKNYTGPGDIVYVFGF